The genomic region TCCTTTAGCTTTGAAGGGGGTGAAGTTTAGACCACTATCAGCAAATCAATTGCTACAACGAAATATTTTACTTTACGGTTTGGGTGGGGTAATTGCACCGTTTATTGCAATTAAGTTAATCGATGTTTTGGTGTCAGCGATAGGGTTGGCGTGATGGAACCCATATGTATGGGCGGGTTTATCTACCATATTTGATTCTGATTCAATATCTTCCTAAACCCGCCCTGCCGAGATATTCAGATAATTTGAACACAGATGAACGCAGATGGACACAGATGGACACAGATGAAGATATTGAGGAGAAAAAATACATGAAACGAATGAAATTCAATCGCTCGCCAATTACCAATTACCAATTACCAATTACCTATTACCCATTCATAATTTTCCTAGTTCTATCTCTTAACGTCATCCTCGCTCCAGTAGTTTACGCAGCTACAGATGGAACTTGGCAACGAACCCAAGCATACGCACTAGGAATATTAGGTTTCGTAACACTGGGACTAGTAATTTATTTATTTGATGTCGTATTTCGACCGGAGCGATACTAATGTCTGTATTTCGAGAAATTATCAAAGGAATTCGTCTGACTCTGGTGCTTTGGATACTCACAGCAGTTATTTATCCCAGTTTAATTTTATTAGCCGGGCAGTTACCATTTTTACAAAATCAAGCCCACGGTAGTATCGTGGTAAATTTAGAGAATCAACCTGTAGGGTCGGCTTTAATCGGTCAAACATTTACGTCTGAAAGGTATTTCCAAAGTCGTCCCAGTACGGTTGAATACAGTACTGGTAAAGACGCTGCACCCACAGGAATATCTGGTGCAAGTAATTTAGCTCCTAGCAATCCAGAACTACTCAAACGAATTGAAGCACAAGCCAAGCAATTACAAGAGAATGGTATTCAACCCACTGCCGATCTGGTTTATACCTCTGGTTCTGGCTTAGATCCCCATATTACATTAGAAGCAGTAGAAGCACAGTTAGTAAGAGTTGCCAAGGCACGAAATTTTTCAACTGATGAAATTGTACCTTTGGTAAATAAGCATACTCAAGGCAGGTTTTTAGGCATATTTGGCGAACCTGGAGTTAATGTGTTAAAGCTAAATCAAGAATTGGACGTTTTAGAGGCAGCGAAGAAGTAAATAGCCGCAATAGATAACTACACAAATACTGCACAATTCAGTTGCAAAATAGACAAAAGACAACATTGAGTTTCGCGACGCGATCGCACCCATATGATTAGCAAGGGTGAAATAATGTCAAGCGACGAGCGGATTAAAAACTCTATCCATTCAGCCAAAAAAGGCAAACACAAAATCTTTATTGGTATGGCTCCTGGGGTAGGAAAAACCTATCGAATGCTAGATGAAGGTCATGCTTTGAAGCGAGAAGGAATTGATGTTGTTATTGGATTGCTAGAAACCCACGGAAGGAAAGAAACCACTCAAAAAGCTGAAGGATTAGAAATCGTACCGCGCCAACAAATTATGCGTAGCGGTATGACATTAACAGAAATGGATACCGAAGCAATTATCAAGCGATCGCCTCAATTAGTATTAGTAGACGAACTGGCTCATACAAACGTCCCTGGTTCTAAATATGAAAAACGCTATCAAGATGTAGAAGATATTTTGCAAGCAGGAATTGATGTCTACTCTACTGTCAACATTCAACACCTCGAAAGTCTTAACGATCTGGTAGCACGAATTACTGGAATTGTAGTACGAGAGCGCGTTCCCGATCGCCTACTAGACGAAGCAGATGAGGTGGTGGTAGTCGATGTCACGCCAGAAACTTTAGAAGAAAGATTGTTAGAAGGTAAAATTTACGCTTCTAACAAAATCGACCAATGTTTGCAAAACTTTTTCCAACGCCGTAATTTGATCGCTTTGCGCGAACTAGCACTAAGAGAAGTCGCCGATAATGTCGAAGAAGATGCTTTAGAACTAAACGCTCGTAACAACGGAAATGACCTAGACGGACAGTATTGTAACATTCACGAACGGGTTTTAGTCTGCGTCTCTACTTATCCTAATTCCGTTCAGCTCTTGCGACGAGGTGCAAGAATTGCTGGTTACATGAATGCACCACTCTACGTTGTGTTTGTCGAAGATCCAGATAAATTCCTCACTAGGGAAGAAAGCCTACACGTCGAGACTTGTGAAAAATTGTGTCAAGAATTTGGCGGTACATTTATTCGCGTCAAAAATCACGATATTGCCAAAGCGATCGCAAATGTAGCCTGTAAATATCGTGTCACTCAAATCGTCATTGGGGAAAGCCAGCGATCTCGTTGGAAAATCTTATTGAAAGGCTCCTTAACTCAAAAATTAGTCCGCCTACTAAAAAATATCGATCTGCACATCATCGCCACCGACAAAAAAGAACCCTGTTCTTTCCCGACTCCCGACTCCCGACTCCCAACTCCCGAATAACTGTACTAGGATAAAACAGAGAAATCTTCCAGATGCAGCAGGCATGAACTTTTTAACTTACGTTCTCCATGTGGTAGGTTCGGGTGCGATCGCGTACTATACTGCTCGACAAATCCGCGATCCCCTCACACGTCCCAATACTCTCGCTGGCTTCCAATTAGCAGAATCAGGCTCGGTTCCCTTCTTGACAAAATTGAGTCAACGTGCTAAGGCAGAAGGCGATGAGTGGTTGGCTGAGAAACTGACGAAACACGCAGCTGATGAAACTAGGCACGGTCAAATTTTCGCCCATGCTTTGAAACAACTGAATAAACAAGTAATTGATTTCAAACAGGAACGCGAAAAAAAACCAGAGGAAAAGTCTAAGGAACAGCAGCGCAGTCCCTTTTTTGATGCTTTCTTCAAAGACTACTCTCCAGAGCAACTCAAGCCGGAAAACATGGAATGGAATGTATTTCTGGCTAGCACCTACATTTTAGAGTTGGATGCTAGTAAAGATTTCGTTCGCATGGCAAATGTATTACCTGAAAACGAACAAACTAGCCGTAACCTGAAAAAGAGCCTTCTGAGTGTAGCTCAAGATGAAACTGGTCACGCCAACTACCTCTATGAAGCCATGATGCGGCGAATGCCTGCAACCCAAGTGCAACAACTCGTAGATGAGTGGCGCACCCGCAAAGTCAATGCTCTACTTGCATTTACCAGCAATATGCTTCAAGGCAAAGACAAACCACGTTCTCTAGTCCAAGATGGCGTTCCCGTAGAAACGCCAGCCGACTCTCAACCGCAAGAGTTAGCAGCCGTTTAAATTGGTCATTGGTGAGTGGCTAGTGGCTAGTAGCTAGAATCTTTATCTAGTCACTAGCCACCAATCACTAGCCACTAAGAACTGACCTCCATGCCTTACTTAAACGATTTAGCTCAATTTCTCGATCGCTTTTTTGCGATCGAGCGCTATTCTCCTTTTGAAAGGGGTGGTGTTTACATACCATCAACGCGCCCAATTAGTAGAATAGGACTAGCTTTAGAGCCGTGGGAAAATTTACCCCAGTGGGTGGAGAAACAAAAATTGGATGCCCTGTTTCTCCATCGTCCTTGGAAATTTCAAGCGGAATTATTGCCAGATATTGGAGTCTTATCCTATCACTTGGCTTTTGACGAGTGCTTGACGTTAGGGTTTAATTCCCGTCTAGCGGATGTATTATCTATGTCAGGCTTGGAGGTACTGGGAGAAAAACAAGGGCGAGCGATTGGGGCGATCGGCAACATACCTCAGCAAAAGATCGCGGAATATTTACATTGCATTACCGAAATTTTTGGCGGACTAGAAGAAGTACATCTAAGTAGAACAGTAGAAGTTTCACGTATAGCAGTTGTAGGAGGAATGAACGATGAGCTAGTTAGGGAAGCTGCAACACGCGGCGCTAATTTGTATGTCACTGGACAAATGCGGCAGCCAGCCGTTGAAGCTTTGAAGGAAACGGAAATTAGTGCGATCGCAGTGGGACATCGCCGTTGCGAGCAATGGGGTTTAAAATCCCTTGCCGGACTATTGCGCGATCGCTGGTCTGGATTATCAGTTATCAGTGAAGAAAGGGAGTAGGGAGTAGGGAAGAATAATTTAACTCACGCACTATGCACTACTTTCTTATCAACCACTAAACTAATTACGCGATCGGATTTAGCGGTAATATTTTCTCATACGTATATGCTTAAAATTGATGTAAAAAATGTGACTTTAGTATGTCAAAAAACGTTATAATCAAACTCATATTTGGACGAGATTTTTCTAGAATGTAACTGTACATTCACGGAAGTAACGAACAGTTGGTATAAAAAATAAAATGAAGTTACAGTAAAAGTCCGCTTGAAGATTGAATGAAAGTGAAGATAAATTTATGAAGGAATTTTTATAAGTTCATTAAATTATGTTAGTAAATTAATTCGAGAACATCCCCTAGCGTCGGCAAGTTGGGCAATTTATAGTTTTGCTTGAAATGTTTGGCGTGCAATATCTGTCAATGCTGCTACACAAATCTTTTACAGAGGAATCATGCAAGCTTCCCCAAACATTACCTCCGCTTGGCAACGGCTCAAAAGGAACGAACTGAGCTGTAATGATGCGATCGCCCTTCTAGTAGATAATGAAGGAATTGTCAACCAAACACTACTAGATAAGGAAGTTAGTAGCAGATTTTTGCGCCACTTTCCCGATAAAACTTCCTTGCCTCCAGCTATTCCCTTGCTATTGTGGCGTGGATGTTACTATCTCGGTTCGCCCGTATCCCTCGACTCAGAAACACTAGCCCAACTACAACAGCGCACGGGTAGCCAAATCGAAATCATTCCGATTGCTGACAAAAGCTACCGTACTTGGTTTCACTCTCAAAGCCTCAATCCCAATCGGATTAGCTCTATGCCCATAGTTAACCCGATTACGGGACAACTTGAGCAAGAGGACATCAGCGAAACTACAGAAATTTATTTGAGCAAAGCTGGCGATCAAATCGAGCGGATCAAAACTATCATCTCTGGAGCATTACGCAACCGAGCTAGCGACATCCACTTAGAGCCAATGGTAGACGGCTTGAGAGTGCGTTATCGAATTGATGGCGTACTACGTGACATTACCACCTTACCAATAACAATGAGCCGCCGCGTCGTGATGGCGTTGAAGGTGATGTGCAATATGGACATTGCCGAACACCGCCGCCCTCAAGATGGCAGGATTGAGGAAAAGTATGCTTCAGGTGATGAAGCAGAACTCAACATGGATATGCGCGTCAGTACCTTGCCCTGCGTCAATGGCGAAAAAGCAGTTATCCGCCTCTTGCCCCGAGAGAATCCCTTTACTCACTTGGGTAACCTGGGCTTTGTTCCAGAAACGATGAACGCTTACAAAGCTTGGTTAGAGCAACCCCAAGGCATGATAATTCTAACGGGTCCCACGGGGAGCGGTAAAACTAGTACGCTTTATACGAGTTTGCAGAATGTTGCTAAAGAACACGTTAACGTCGTCACGGTAGAAGATCCGGTGGAGTACGTCCTGCCAGGAATTACTCAAACTCAAGTTCACGAAGCAGCAGGAATGACATTTGCCGCTGGGATGCGGGCAATTTTGCGTCAAGATCCAGACATTATCATGGTGGGTGAAGTCCGCGATAGCGAAACCGCAGAAACCGCAGTCAGAGCGGCGCTGACCGGACACTTGGTATTTACCACTCTCCACACGAATGATGCACTCGGGGCAATTCCGCGTCTGAAGGATTTAGGTATAGATCCTGGTTTGTTAAGCGATGCGTTGTTGGGAGTAGTGGCTCAGCGTTTGGTACGTCGCGTTTGTCCTCATTGCAGCGAGCCTTATAACCCTACAGAATCAGATTTGAAAGTGCTGGGATTAGGACGAGAGCAAATGCGTACTGATACGTGGCGTAAAGGTCGAGGTTGCTCGATGTGCTTCAACTCTGGATTTTTGGGACGGGAAGCAGTTGTCGAATTGATCGACGTAGACGATCGCATCCGCGATATTATCTACGAAGGTACGATGACCCAGTTACAGCGTTACTTGCGAGAGATTAACTATGCGTCTTTCCGCAAGGCAGCGGTAGAGAAGGTAATGGCTGGGTTAACCACCGTACAAGAAGTCTTGCGCGTCCTACCTCGTTGTGCTTTGTACAACAACCATTTTGCCAGTGATAGCTTGGCTGAATCGGAATATGAATTAAATGGGCGTAAGCTTCCTGAATTGGGAAGAATGCAATAGCGATCGCGGTATGTATTTCATTTGAATGTAGGGGCGCACATCTGTG from Chroococcidiopsis sp. SAG 2025 harbors:
- a CDS encoding potassium-transporting ATPase subunit F gives rise to the protein MYGRVYLPYLILIQYLPKPALPRYSDNLNTDERRWTQMDTDEDIEEKKYMKRMKFNRSPITNYQLPITYYPFIIFLVLSLNVILAPVVYAATDGTWQRTQAYALGILGFVTLGLVIYLFDVVFRPERY
- a CDS encoding Nif3-like dinuclear metal center hexameric protein — translated: MPYLNDLAQFLDRFFAIERYSPFERGGVYIPSTRPISRIGLALEPWENLPQWVEKQKLDALFLHRPWKFQAELLPDIGVLSYHLAFDECLTLGFNSRLADVLSMSGLEVLGEKQGRAIGAIGNIPQQKIAEYLHCITEIFGGLEEVHLSRTVEVSRIAVVGGMNDELVREAATRGANLYVTGQMRQPAVEALKETEISAIAVGHRRCEQWGLKSLAGLLRDRWSGLSVISEERE
- the kdpC gene encoding K(+)-transporting ATPase subunit C produces the protein MSVFREIIKGIRLTLVLWILTAVIYPSLILLAGQLPFLQNQAHGSIVVNLENQPVGSALIGQTFTSERYFQSRPSTVEYSTGKDAAPTGISGASNLAPSNPELLKRIEAQAKQLQENGIQPTADLVYTSGSGLDPHITLEAVEAQLVRVAKARNFSTDEIVPLVNKHTQGRFLGIFGEPGVNVLKLNQELDVLEAAKK
- a CDS encoding universal stress protein, giving the protein MSSDERIKNSIHSAKKGKHKIFIGMAPGVGKTYRMLDEGHALKREGIDVVIGLLETHGRKETTQKAEGLEIVPRQQIMRSGMTLTEMDTEAIIKRSPQLVLVDELAHTNVPGSKYEKRYQDVEDILQAGIDVYSTVNIQHLESLNDLVARITGIVVRERVPDRLLDEADEVVVVDVTPETLEERLLEGKIYASNKIDQCLQNFFQRRNLIALRELALREVADNVEEDALELNARNNGNDLDGQYCNIHERVLVCVSTYPNSVQLLRRGARIAGYMNAPLYVVFVEDPDKFLTREESLHVETCEKLCQEFGGTFIRVKNHDIAKAIANVACKYRVTQIVIGESQRSRWKILLKGSLTQKLVRLLKNIDLHIIATDKKEPCSFPTPDSRLPTPE
- a CDS encoding GspE/PulE family protein, whose product is MQASPNITSAWQRLKRNELSCNDAIALLVDNEGIVNQTLLDKEVSSRFLRHFPDKTSLPPAIPLLLWRGCYYLGSPVSLDSETLAQLQQRTGSQIEIIPIADKSYRTWFHSQSLNPNRISSMPIVNPITGQLEQEDISETTEIYLSKAGDQIERIKTIISGALRNRASDIHLEPMVDGLRVRYRIDGVLRDITTLPITMSRRVVMALKVMCNMDIAEHRRPQDGRIEEKYASGDEAELNMDMRVSTLPCVNGEKAVIRLLPRENPFTHLGNLGFVPETMNAYKAWLEQPQGMIILTGPTGSGKTSTLYTSLQNVAKEHVNVVTVEDPVEYVLPGITQTQVHEAAGMTFAAGMRAILRQDPDIIMVGEVRDSETAETAVRAALTGHLVFTTLHTNDALGAIPRLKDLGIDPGLLSDALLGVVAQRLVRRVCPHCSEPYNPTESDLKVLGLGREQMRTDTWRKGRGCSMCFNSGFLGREAVVELIDVDDRIRDIIYEGTMTQLQRYLREINYASFRKAAVEKVMAGLTTVQEVLRVLPRCALYNNHFASDSLAESEYELNGRKLPELGRMQ
- a CDS encoding ferritin-like domain-containing protein: MNFLTYVLHVVGSGAIAYYTARQIRDPLTRPNTLAGFQLAESGSVPFLTKLSQRAKAEGDEWLAEKLTKHAADETRHGQIFAHALKQLNKQVIDFKQEREKKPEEKSKEQQRSPFFDAFFKDYSPEQLKPENMEWNVFLASTYILELDASKDFVRMANVLPENEQTSRNLKKSLLSVAQDETGHANYLYEAMMRRMPATQVQQLVDEWRTRKVNALLAFTSNMLQGKDKPRSLVQDGVPVETPADSQPQELAAV